A genomic window from Candidatus Thermoplasmatota archaeon includes:
- a CDS encoding 3-isopropylmalate dehydratase small subunit: protein METKLAGKAWRFGDNVDTDQITPGKYLAFIDAPTLGKHVLEGARQEFPGLVKPGDILVAGRNFGCGSSREHAPLAIKGSGLSVVLAESYARIFYRNAFNVGLPILVCPGIHAAVAEGDRIEVDLMSGKVVNTTNGKTLQAEPLTEKALELLRAGGLVPLVRKKLEAKRAAK, encoded by the coding sequence ATGGAGACGAAGCTCGCGGGCAAGGCCTGGCGCTTCGGCGACAACGTCGACACCGACCAGATCACGCCCGGCAAGTACCTCGCCTTCATCGACGCGCCGACGCTCGGCAAGCACGTTCTCGAGGGCGCCCGGCAGGAGTTCCCCGGCCTCGTGAAGCCCGGCGACATCCTCGTCGCGGGCCGCAATTTCGGGTGCGGCTCCTCGCGCGAGCACGCGCCGCTCGCGATCAAGGGCTCCGGGCTCTCCGTCGTGCTCGCGGAAAGCTACGCGCGCATCTTCTACCGGAACGCCTTCAACGTCGGGCTCCCGATCCTCGTGTGCCCCGGCATCCACGCGGCGGTCGCCGAAGGCGACCGCATCGAGGTGGACCTCATGAGCGGCAAGGTCGTCAACACGACGAACGGAAAGACGCTCCAGGCCGAGCCGCTCACGGAGAAGGCGCTCGAGCTTCTGCGCGCGGGCGGCCTCGTGCCGCTCGTGCGGAAGAAGCTCGAGGCGAAGCGGGCCGCGAAGTAA
- a CDS encoding CocE/NonD family hydrolase: protein MALIVLAVAGCSAPAPAGGDDPGPAPPVPYDAWASKLSEPRYSDIVRESSFLRSKDGTSLAITVWRPKDAGTATLPTLLQITPYQTIDRAVMATFGEEPTTFWPKRGVVFALADARGTHSSGGCLDFGGFRDREDARAFAQWIQAQPWSNGTIAVEGVSHPGMGALVASVADVPGLVASLAHAPVSSYYMDEWENGARFEGQNNGAAYQAIETLPTLDPSPEAIANQAGGTCQGETLREFTINDGTLTPWFKDKDLNLLAKDVRKPILLTIGFFDMNVFPTHVERFWRALPEDVDARLVLGYWTHSYPDLGGYTTPEWADWQHRYLDTVLLGRDTGFEREPRILVEDSTGAWHALAAWPPVNLTTLWPAKDGALSETPSGPGQASWRDDPSAHRDRWGPDAHVLFETEPLENPVWVAGAPRVTLVAKATASHVNHVVYLFDVAPDGTRVRVSHGYHDSRFPNGLERAAPPAPGTPATYAFDLFPTAHVLEKGHRLALVLASSDRSTTDGYTQCQRTPRGGCYDPSGLMPSPNPDAVTTALLGAEATRIDVPFADPALGHVG, encoded by the coding sequence TTGGCCCTCATTGTGCTCGCCGTCGCGGGTTGCTCAGCGCCCGCTCCGGCCGGGGGGGACGATCCGGGTCCCGCCCCGCCCGTTCCCTACGACGCGTGGGCGTCGAAGCTGAGCGAGCCGCGCTACTCGGACATCGTGCGGGAATCCTCGTTCCTGCGCTCGAAGGACGGGACGAGCCTCGCCATCACGGTGTGGCGGCCGAAGGACGCGGGAACCGCGACGCTGCCGACGCTCCTGCAGATCACGCCTTATCAGACGATCGACCGCGCGGTGATGGCGACGTTCGGGGAGGAGCCGACGACCTTCTGGCCGAAGCGCGGCGTCGTCTTCGCGCTCGCGGACGCGCGCGGCACGCACAGCTCCGGCGGGTGCCTCGACTTCGGCGGCTTTCGGGACCGCGAGGACGCAAGAGCCTTCGCGCAGTGGATCCAGGCCCAGCCCTGGAGCAACGGAACGATCGCGGTCGAAGGCGTGAGCCATCCCGGCATGGGGGCCCTCGTCGCCTCCGTCGCGGACGTGCCCGGCCTCGTGGCGAGCCTCGCGCACGCGCCGGTTTCCTCCTACTACATGGACGAGTGGGAGAACGGGGCGCGCTTCGAGGGGCAGAACAACGGCGCCGCGTACCAGGCGATCGAGACGCTCCCGACGCTCGACCCCTCGCCCGAGGCGATCGCGAACCAGGCCGGCGGCACCTGCCAGGGCGAGACCCTGCGCGAGTTCACGATCAACGACGGCACGCTCACGCCGTGGTTCAAGGACAAGGACCTGAATCTCCTCGCGAAAGATGTCCGGAAGCCGATCCTTCTCACGATCGGATTCTTCGACATGAACGTTTTCCCCACGCACGTCGAGCGCTTCTGGCGAGCGCTTCCCGAGGACGTCGACGCGCGCCTCGTGCTCGGATACTGGACGCACAGCTATCCCGACCTCGGCGGCTACACGACGCCGGAATGGGCGGACTGGCAGCACCGTTACCTCGACACGGTGCTCCTCGGACGCGACACCGGCTTCGAGCGGGAACCCCGCATCCTCGTCGAGGACTCGACGGGCGCATGGCACGCGCTTGCGGCGTGGCCGCCCGTGAACCTCACGACGCTCTGGCCCGCGAAGGACGGCGCTCTCTCCGAGACGCCCTCCGGGCCGGGGCAGGCGTCCTGGCGCGACGACCCGTCGGCCCACCGCGATCGTTGGGGCCCGGATGCGCACGTCCTCTTTGAGACCGAGCCGCTCGAGAACCCGGTGTGGGTCGCGGGCGCGCCGCGCGTCACGCTCGTCGCGAAGGCGACGGCCTCGCACGTGAACCACGTCGTGTATCTCTTCGACGTCGCGCCGGACGGCACGCGCGTCCGCGTGAGCCACGGCTACCACGACTCGCGCTTCCCGAACGGGCTCGAGCGCGCCGCGCCGCCCGCGCCGGGGACGCCGGCCACGTACGCGTTCGACCTCTTCCCGACGGCGCACGTCCTCGAGAAGGGTCACCGCCTCGCGCTCGTTCTCGCCTCGAGCGATCGTTCGACGACCGACGGCTACACGCAGTGCCAGCGGACGCCGCGCGGAGGCTGCTACGACCCGAGCGGTCTCATGCCGTCGCCGAACCCGGATGCGGTCACGACGGCGCTCCTCGGCGCCGAGGCGACGCGGATCGACGTTCCCTTCGCGGACCCCGCGCTCGGCCACGTCGGTTGA
- a CDS encoding thiamine pyrophosphate-dependent enzyme — MGSDAFPVRTILREDGTLAPGAEVPKLADDALRAMYVAMLRTRLLDERCMLLQRQGRIAFYGASTGEEAAVIGTASAVEPSDWIFPALRQSGALLMRGFPLEGYFNHMFGNGSSIEKGRSMPMHFSDRTYHFVTWSSSMATQLPHAVGMAYAAKIKGEKTVALGYLGDGASSESDFHHALNFAAVWKTPVVFVLQNNGWAISVPTSKQTASATFAQKALAYGMPGVRVDGNDVLACYAAAKEAADRARRGEGPTLIEAVTYRIQGHSSSDDPTRYRPSAEVETWKRRDPIARFHAFLVAKGVWDAAREEKASAEIIAAIDAAIKAAEAAPPPAFETLIEEVYEKPTPRLERELAALRDARGR, encoded by the coding sequence ATGGGCTCCGACGCCTTTCCCGTTCGCACGATCCTCCGCGAAGACGGCACGCTCGCGCCCGGCGCGGAGGTTCCGAAGCTCGCGGACGACGCGCTCCGGGCCATGTACGTCGCGATGCTCCGCACGCGCCTCCTCGACGAGCGCTGCATGCTCCTCCAGCGCCAGGGCCGCATCGCGTTCTACGGCGCCTCCACGGGCGAGGAGGCGGCCGTCATCGGCACGGCCTCCGCCGTCGAACCCTCGGACTGGATCTTCCCGGCGCTGAGGCAATCCGGCGCGCTCCTCATGCGCGGCTTCCCGCTCGAGGGCTACTTCAACCACATGTTCGGGAACGGCTCGAGCATCGAGAAGGGTCGCTCGATGCCGATGCACTTCAGCGACCGGACATACCATTTCGTGACCTGGTCCTCGTCGATGGCGACCCAGCTCCCCCACGCGGTCGGCATGGCGTACGCCGCGAAGATCAAGGGCGAGAAGACCGTCGCGCTCGGGTATCTCGGAGACGGCGCCTCGAGCGAATCCGACTTCCACCACGCGCTCAACTTCGCCGCGGTCTGGAAGACGCCCGTCGTCTTCGTGCTCCAGAACAACGGTTGGGCGATCAGCGTCCCGACCTCGAAGCAGACGGCGAGCGCGACCTTCGCGCAGAAGGCGCTCGCCTATGGCATGCCCGGCGTCCGCGTCGACGGCAACGACGTCCTCGCGTGCTACGCGGCCGCGAAGGAGGCGGCCGATCGCGCGCGGCGCGGCGAGGGCCCCACGCTCATCGAAGCCGTCACGTACCGCATCCAGGGCCACAGCTCGTCGGACGACCCGACGCGCTACCGGCCCTCGGCCGAGGTCGAGACGTGGAAGCGACGCGACCCGATCGCGCGCTTCCACGCGTTCCTCGTCGCGAAGGGCGTCTGGGACGCGGCGCGCGAGGAGAAGGCCAGCGCGGAGATCATCGCCGCGATCGACGCCGCGATCAAGGCCGCGGAAGCGGCGCCTCCGCCCGCCTTCGAGACGCTCATCGAGGAAGTGTACGAGAAGCCGACGCCTCGCCTCGAGCGCGAGCTCGCCGCCCTCCGGGACGCCCGGGGACGCTGA
- a CDS encoding deoxyribonuclease IV, with protein sequence MRIGAHVSISGGVRNAPGNGTNLGCEVIQIFSKNQQQWAAKPLDPADAQAFKEGVAAAKLGPTLIHCSYLLNLASPDDALWERSIDGLVVEVERAEALGVPFVVFHPGSPKDKPREWGLERVGFGLAKVLERTKRLRAMVLIETNAGAGNAVGRTFEELAAIIAKAGHHARLGVCLDTCHVFVSGYDIRTKDGYEAMVASFDRAVGLDRLKAFHLNDSKGELGSNRDRHENIGKGLLGEVLFQELLRDPRFKDHPGYIETPYEEDGDYVRDLARLRELREGAKAKPPPSGGQQTLFGGDAAPAAKPKAAKKPAQKPAKGKAR encoded by the coding sequence ATGCGCATCGGCGCCCACGTCTCGATCTCGGGCGGCGTCCGGAACGCCCCCGGAAACGGCACGAACCTCGGCTGCGAGGTCATCCAGATCTTTTCCAAGAACCAGCAGCAGTGGGCGGCGAAGCCCCTCGACCCCGCCGACGCCCAGGCCTTCAAGGAGGGCGTCGCGGCTGCGAAGCTCGGTCCCACGCTCATCCACTGCTCGTACCTCCTGAATCTCGCCTCGCCCGACGACGCGCTCTGGGAGCGCTCCATCGACGGCCTCGTGGTCGAGGTCGAGCGCGCGGAGGCGCTCGGCGTCCCGTTCGTCGTGTTCCACCCCGGAAGCCCGAAGGACAAGCCCCGCGAATGGGGCCTGGAGCGCGTGGGATTCGGCCTCGCGAAGGTCCTCGAGCGCACGAAGAGACTGCGCGCCATGGTGCTCATCGAGACGAACGCGGGCGCCGGCAACGCCGTGGGGCGCACGTTCGAGGAGCTCGCGGCCATCATCGCGAAGGCGGGCCACCACGCGCGCCTCGGCGTCTGCCTCGACACGTGCCACGTGTTCGTGAGCGGCTACGACATCCGCACGAAGGACGGCTACGAGGCGATGGTCGCGTCCTTCGACCGCGCGGTCGGCCTCGACCGGCTCAAGGCGTTCCACCTCAACGATTCGAAGGGCGAGCTGGGGTCGAACCGCGACCGGCACGAGAACATCGGGAAGGGCCTTCTCGGCGAGGTGCTCTTCCAGGAGCTCCTGCGCGACCCGCGCTTCAAGGACCATCCCGGATACATCGAGACGCCGTACGAGGAGGACGGTGACTACGTGCGAGACCTCGCGCGCCTGCGCGAACTGCGCGAGGGCGCGAAGGCGAAGCCCCCGCCCTCGGGCGGCCAGCAGACGCTCTTCGGCGGCGACGCCGCGCCGGCCGCGAAGCCGAAGGCCGCGAAGAAGCCCGCCCAGAAGCCCGCGAAGGGCAAGGCCCGGTGA
- a CDS encoding rhodanese-like domain-containing protein: MSLLKSLLTWIRAPRRKVKEVDARAAAKAREAGAVVLDVREGFEHRGSRIPGSLNVPLGELTSRLAEVPRDRPVVVHCAVGARGRVAAAILDEAGYGDVANLAGGIVAWKREGLEVEKDQRP, from the coding sequence ATGAGCCTCCTCAAGTCGCTTTTGACGTGGATCCGGGCCCCGCGCCGCAAGGTGAAGGAGGTCGACGCGCGCGCGGCCGCAAAGGCCCGCGAGGCGGGGGCCGTCGTCCTCGACGTGCGCGAGGGATTCGAGCACCGCGGCTCACGCATCCCCGGGAGCCTGAACGTGCCGCTCGGCGAGCTCACTTCGCGCCTCGCGGAGGTTCCGCGGGACCGACCCGTCGTGGTCCACTGCGCGGTGGGCGCGCGCGGCCGTGTAGCGGCGGCGATCCTCGACGAGGCCGGCTACGGGGACGTCGCGAACCTCGCAGGCGGCATCGTCGCGTGGAAGCGCGAGGGGCTCGAGGTCGAGAAGGATCAGCGCCCGTAG
- a CDS encoding winged helix-turn-helix transcriptional regulator: MRGTMLRLLLVVCALVAPALLPGAAAGGREVVPDPGRAGDVLRYAVTSDGKTALEWRVKAEPADRARDRWGVERATEPYRLEGVEGDRLRVALRCHALAGGPSVIRVDLVGGNPFSIALGGPSSGGPLFGSSVETSVAPESFFGAGLCPGRAGLARVAEGATPRLSDLVGDTEAFGGDGTARPAVAVDFHGRRALRLTFDLAWEMPFGDLPPLRYRYDATLAEGLPGIVDARWTYEAPAGCGGSGSVTLDACARSGGPVEFAITLVAFARGDGPALTPAGGAKPVAENPHGRVAPPTGLGLDTRGLDLAYPLEDAVRALESDPSTGFAVWRATHLDAVILAATYDRRMPAKQGNVATDGGWILQLGGPSGMFSAKTVRITGVATPLGPVPAPLKATENAGTPVNAPGKPPARVPDAAALAGSLGAHGLKPGAIEHFVYDTWWPFHAMDMVPPPMLRASDVSAVAPEKSPSNVGRLLFLDGATAAGTMIAETTSRTKPAGLATILLPPERDEIRRASIFDGLPTIPSPEAGLAVGAAGLVLALAVKLVLLPLYTRLSRDRLLKHPMRARLIEIVRREPGIHFAGLACEAGFTEGATRHHVAKLVAGGHLAELRDEGFARLYVAGSVPPEAARRFSALRGATHRRVYELFAAEPRLSLREAARRLGLSAPTVFRSVRKLRAAGLLAPPSPPRSR, translated from the coding sequence ATGCGTGGAACCATGCTCCGGCTGCTCCTCGTCGTCTGCGCGCTCGTCGCCCCCGCCCTCCTTCCCGGCGCCGCGGCCGGCGGCCGCGAGGTCGTCCCCGACCCGGGCCGCGCGGGGGACGTCCTCCGCTACGCGGTGACGAGCGATGGGAAGACGGCGCTCGAATGGCGCGTGAAGGCCGAGCCCGCCGATCGCGCGCGCGACCGCTGGGGCGTCGAGCGCGCCACCGAGCCGTATCGCCTGGAGGGCGTCGAAGGGGATCGCCTCAGGGTCGCGCTGCGCTGCCACGCGCTTGCGGGCGGCCCGAGCGTCATCCGCGTCGACCTTGTCGGCGGGAATCCCTTCAGCATCGCCCTCGGCGGACCCTCGAGCGGCGGCCCCCTGTTCGGTTCGAGCGTCGAGACGTCGGTCGCGCCGGAGAGCTTCTTCGGCGCCGGCCTGTGCCCGGGACGCGCGGGCCTCGCCCGCGTCGCCGAGGGCGCGACGCCGCGTCTCTCGGACCTCGTCGGGGACACGGAGGCGTTCGGAGGCGACGGCACCGCGCGACCGGCCGTGGCGGTGGACTTCCACGGTCGCCGCGCGCTGCGCCTCACGTTCGACCTCGCCTGGGAGATGCCGTTCGGCGACCTGCCTCCGCTCCGATACCGCTACGACGCGACGCTCGCGGAGGGACTTCCCGGCATCGTCGACGCGCGGTGGACGTACGAGGCGCCGGCCGGTTGCGGCGGGTCGGGCTCGGTGACGCTCGACGCGTGCGCCAGGAGCGGGGGCCCCGTCGAATTCGCCATCACGCTCGTGGCCTTCGCGCGCGGCGACGGCCCCGCGCTGACGCCTGCGGGCGGGGCGAAACCCGTCGCCGAGAATCCGCACGGGCGCGTTGCTCCGCCGACGGGCCTCGGCCTCGACACCCGCGGGCTCGACCTCGCGTACCCGCTCGAGGACGCCGTCCGGGCCCTCGAATCGGACCCTTCGACGGGATTCGCGGTCTGGCGCGCGACGCATCTCGACGCCGTCATCCTCGCAGCGACGTACGACCGGCGCATGCCGGCGAAGCAGGGGAACGTGGCGACCGACGGCGGGTGGATCCTCCAGCTCGGCGGCCCGTCGGGCATGTTCTCCGCGAAGACGGTCCGCATCACGGGCGTCGCCACCCCCCTCGGGCCCGTCCCCGCCCCCCTCAAGGCGACCGAGAACGCCGGAACGCCGGTGAACGCGCCGGGGAAGCCGCCCGCGCGCGTCCCGGACGCCGCGGCGCTTGCGGGCAGCCTCGGGGCCCACGGGCTCAAACCCGGGGCGATCGAGCACTTCGTCTACGACACGTGGTGGCCTTTCCACGCAATGGACATGGTCCCGCCGCCGATGCTCCGGGCCTCCGACGTGAGCGCCGTCGCCCCCGAGAAGAGCCCCTCGAACGTGGGCCGTCTGCTGTTCCTCGACGGCGCGACCGCGGCCGGTACGATGATCGCGGAGACGACCTCGCGGACGAAACCCGCCGGCCTCGCGACGATCCTCCTCCCGCCCGAGCGCGACGAGATCCGGCGCGCCTCGATCTTCGATGGCCTCCCCACGATCCCGTCCCCCGAGGCCGGGCTCGCGGTCGGCGCCGCGGGCCTCGTCCTCGCGCTCGCGGTGAAGCTCGTCCTCCTCCCCCTTTACACGCGGCTCTCGCGGGACCGTCTCCTGAAGCATCCGATGCGCGCGCGCCTCATCGAGATCGTCCGGCGCGAGCCCGGCATCCACTTCGCGGGGCTCGCCTGCGAAGCGGGCTTCACGGAGGGCGCGACGCGACACCACGTCGCGAAGCTCGTCGCGGGCGGGCATCTCGCGGAGCTCCGCGACGAGGGCTTCGCGCGGCTCTACGTCGCGGGCTCCGTTCCGCCCGAAGCCGCGCGCCGGTTCTCGGCGCTTCGCGGCGCCACCCACCGCCGCGTGTACGAGCTCTTCGCCGCCGAGCCGCGGTTGAGCCTGCGCGAGGCCGCGCGGCGGCTCGGCCTCAGCGCGCCGACCGTGTTCCGCTCGGTCCGGAAGCTGCGCGCCGCAGGCCTCCTCGCCCCGCCCTCCCCGCCGCGCTCGCGCTGA
- a CDS encoding enoyl-CoA hydratase-related protein — translation MVREIRKVAVLGAGNMGSGIAQACAQAGLEVALRDMSDDLARKGFGRIESGLKKRVADGKMAAADADAILARLHPTGDVARAVKDADLVIEAVFEDMKVKQDVFREVSRHAPAHAIFATNTSSLSVTDMANVTDRPDRFGGLHFFYPAMINKLVEVVKGRDTSEETFKALMAFSRAIGKVPIETADAAGFAVNRFFVPFLNEAVRIVEEGVADIPTVEAAAKEAFAIGMGPFELMNVTGVPIALHAQTTLHKAFGPAYAPAALLAKQVAAKANWDLAGAPDAAKTQAVKDRLLGLAFGIAAQLVEEGVATRVDTDKGATIGLRWAKGPFAMMNALGTAKALAVVEGHAKRWGAEFPVARSLVEHGRRGEAFALPLVRTEVENHVAVVTIDRPDALNALNGQVLADLEAAFAALAKDDDVRAVVLTGEGQKAFVAGADIRFMATKTPLEARAFTAMGQRVFRAIETFPRPVIAAVNGFALGGGLELAMSCDIVVASENAQFGLPEVTLGIHPGFGGTQRLPRLIGPMKAKELVYTARRFDAREAERLGLVLKVVPAGQALKESKALAATIALQAPVAVSLAKSAMNRGFETDIETGLGYELEAVSLTFSTEDQKQAMKAFIEKGKYAFQGR, via the coding sequence ATGGTGCGGGAGATCCGGAAGGTCGCGGTCCTCGGCGCGGGCAACATGGGCTCGGGCATCGCGCAGGCGTGCGCGCAGGCTGGGCTCGAGGTGGCGCTCAGGGACATGAGCGACGACCTCGCGCGCAAGGGCTTCGGCCGCATCGAGAGCGGCCTCAAGAAGCGCGTCGCGGACGGCAAGATGGCCGCGGCGGACGCGGACGCGATCCTCGCGCGCCTCCACCCGACGGGCGACGTCGCGCGGGCCGTGAAGGACGCGGACCTCGTGATCGAGGCCGTGTTCGAGGACATGAAGGTCAAGCAGGACGTCTTCCGCGAGGTGTCGCGCCACGCGCCCGCGCACGCGATCTTCGCGACGAACACGTCCTCGCTCTCCGTCACCGACATGGCGAACGTGACGGACCGCCCGGACCGCTTCGGCGGACTGCACTTCTTCTACCCCGCGATGATCAACAAGCTCGTTGAGGTCGTGAAGGGCCGCGACACGTCGGAGGAGACGTTCAAGGCGCTCATGGCGTTCTCGCGCGCGATCGGCAAGGTCCCGATCGAGACCGCGGACGCCGCGGGCTTCGCGGTGAACCGCTTCTTCGTGCCGTTCCTGAACGAGGCCGTGCGGATCGTCGAGGAGGGCGTCGCGGACATTCCGACGGTGGAGGCCGCCGCGAAGGAGGCCTTCGCGATCGGCATGGGACCCTTCGAGCTCATGAACGTGACCGGGGTGCCCATCGCCCTGCACGCGCAGACGACGCTCCACAAGGCCTTCGGTCCCGCCTACGCGCCCGCGGCGCTTCTCGCGAAGCAGGTCGCCGCGAAGGCGAACTGGGACCTTGCGGGCGCGCCCGACGCGGCGAAGACGCAGGCCGTGAAGGACCGCCTGCTCGGACTCGCGTTCGGCATCGCGGCGCAGCTCGTCGAGGAGGGCGTCGCGACGCGCGTCGACACGGACAAGGGCGCGACCATCGGCCTGCGCTGGGCGAAGGGCCCGTTCGCGATGATGAACGCGCTCGGCACCGCGAAGGCGCTCGCCGTGGTCGAGGGCCACGCAAAGCGCTGGGGCGCCGAATTCCCCGTCGCGAGATCGCTCGTCGAGCACGGCCGCCGCGGCGAGGCGTTCGCGCTGCCGCTCGTGCGGACCGAGGTCGAGAACCACGTCGCCGTCGTCACCATCGACCGCCCGGACGCGCTGAACGCGCTGAACGGCCAGGTCCTCGCCGACCTCGAAGCCGCCTTCGCCGCGCTCGCGAAGGACGACGATGTCCGCGCCGTCGTGCTCACGGGCGAGGGCCAGAAGGCGTTCGTCGCGGGCGCCGACATCCGGTTCATGGCGACGAAGACGCCCCTCGAGGCCCGGGCGTTCACCGCGATGGGCCAACGCGTCTTCCGCGCGATCGAGACGTTCCCGCGCCCCGTCATCGCGGCCGTGAACGGCTTCGCGCTCGGCGGCGGCCTCGAGCTCGCGATGAGCTGCGACATCGTCGTCGCCTCGGAAAACGCGCAGTTCGGCCTCCCCGAGGTGACGCTCGGCATCCACCCGGGCTTCGGCGGCACGCAGCGCCTTCCGCGGCTCATCGGCCCCATGAAGGCGAAGGAGCTCGTGTACACGGCGCGGCGCTTCGACGCCCGCGAGGCGGAGCGCCTCGGCCTCGTGCTGAAGGTGGTGCCCGCGGGCCAGGCCCTCAAGGAGTCGAAGGCGCTTGCCGCGACCATCGCCCTGCAGGCCCCCGTCGCGGTGTCGCTCGCGAAGAGCGCGATGAACCGCGGCTTCGAGACGGATATCGAAACGGGCCTCGGCTACGAGCTCGAGGCCGTCTCGCTCACGTTCTCGACCGAGGACCAGAAGCAGGCCATGAAGGCCTTCATCGAGAAGGGCAAGTACGCGTTCCAGGGCAGGTAG
- a CDS encoding isocitrate/isopropylmalate dehydrogenase family protein produces the protein MPGKYKIALLPGDGVGREVAVEGEKVLRAVTERFGVQFETVSFPCGGQHYLETGKEWAPEAFPFCRDEADAILLGAVGWPGATLPSGDIAGAGIVFGCRFGLDLYANVRPTKLYPGVRHKIGDAFKQVWEPKNVDFVVIRENTEGEYTPARGALTRAGVTEVATDTTIITRKGSERVARYAFELAKRRNGAPKDGKRRVTCIDKSNVLRGSQFFRQVFDEVAAGYGGIERDYAYIDAFTQWVVRQPEFYDVAVTTNMFGDIATDLAAVLQGGMGMAASGNIGDRHAMFEPIHGSAPKHAGQGIVNPLATVLATHMMLDWIADRKSDARLKEAAKAVEAAVATVVADGKTLTYDLGGSAKTGEVGDAVVKAILAYGR, from the coding sequence ATGCCCGGGAAGTACAAGATCGCGCTCCTGCCCGGCGACGGCGTGGGGCGCGAGGTCGCGGTCGAGGGCGAGAAGGTCCTGCGCGCGGTCACGGAGCGCTTCGGCGTCCAGTTCGAGACCGTGAGCTTCCCGTGCGGCGGGCAGCACTACCTCGAGACGGGCAAGGAATGGGCGCCCGAGGCGTTTCCCTTCTGTCGCGACGAGGCCGACGCGATCCTCCTCGGCGCGGTCGGCTGGCCCGGCGCGACGCTCCCGTCCGGCGACATCGCGGGCGCGGGCATCGTGTTCGGCTGCCGTTTCGGCCTCGACCTCTACGCGAACGTGCGCCCCACGAAGCTCTACCCGGGCGTGCGCCACAAGATCGGCGACGCGTTCAAGCAGGTGTGGGAGCCGAAGAACGTCGACTTCGTCGTCATCCGCGAGAACACGGAAGGCGAGTACACGCCCGCCCGCGGCGCCCTCACGCGCGCCGGCGTCACGGAGGTCGCGACGGACACGACCATCATCACGCGCAAGGGCAGCGAGCGCGTCGCGCGCTACGCGTTCGAGCTCGCGAAGCGGCGAAACGGCGCGCCGAAGGACGGCAAGCGGCGCGTCACGTGCATCGACAAGTCGAACGTGCTGCGCGGGTCGCAGTTTTTCCGCCAGGTGTTCGACGAGGTCGCGGCCGGATACGGCGGAATCGAGCGCGACTACGCGTACATCGACGCGTTCACGCAGTGGGTCGTGCGCCAGCCCGAGTTCTACGACGTGGCGGTCACGACCAACATGTTCGGCGACATCGCGACGGACCTCGCCGCGGTGCTGCAGGGCGGCATGGGCATGGCCGCCTCGGGCAACATCGGCGACAGGCACGCGATGTTCGAGCCCATCCACGGAAGCGCGCCGAAACACGCGGGCCAGGGCATCGTGAACCCGCTCGCGACGGTGCTCGCGACGCACATGATGCTCGACTGGATCGCGGACCGAAAGTCGGACGCGCGCCTCAAGGAGGCCGCGAAGGCCGTCGAGGCCGCGGTCGCGACGGTCGTCGCGGACGGCAAGACGCTCACGTACGACCTCGGCGGCTCGGCGAAGACGGGCGAGGTCGGCGACGCGGTCGTGAAGGCGATCCTCGCCTACGGGCGCTGA